The following proteins are encoded in a genomic region of Actinomadura sp. NAK00032:
- a CDS encoding MFS transporter, with protein sequence MTHALIRRGPALALLAATQFVLVLDASIVGVAMPSIGGDLGFAPDELSWVANAYTLTFGGLLLLGGRAADLAGRRRMFMIGMALFAAASLAGGLAVTGGMLVAARAAQGVGAALVSPAALSLVMTVFPAGPDRNKAMGVFGAVAGAGGAAGSILGGMLTQWLGWEATLYVNVPLGLAAIALAPRLLPEASDRTVRGFDLPGALTATGGLALLVYTLVEGDDAGWTSPRTLGLGAVAVALLAVFLLIEARTAHPLLPLKIFRQPVLRGSNLAAVLTLMAMAPLFFYLTFYMQQVVGFGPVRAGLAQLPLALAIAATAGAAGALIARLGLGTAMAAGLVITGAGLAWFSRMSPDGGFVTDVLGPTLVIGVGAGLAFVTTTVGATSGTRPEQAGLASGLFNTAQQVGGSLGLAAVVAISTSRTADAVAGGERDPAAALTEGYGAGMLTAAGIALAAGLLAAVLVPRRPAPAPDLEAAAPTPQPAEPAAS encoded by the coding sequence ATGACTCATGCCCTCATCAGGCGGGGGCCCGCGCTCGCGCTGCTCGCCGCCACGCAATTCGTGCTGGTGCTGGACGCCTCGATCGTCGGGGTGGCGATGCCGTCGATCGGCGGCGACCTCGGGTTCGCCCCGGACGAGCTGTCCTGGGTCGCCAACGCCTACACCCTGACCTTCGGCGGGCTGCTGCTGCTCGGCGGCCGCGCCGCCGACCTCGCCGGCCGCCGCCGCATGTTCATGATCGGCATGGCGCTGTTCGCCGCCGCCTCCCTGGCCGGGGGCCTCGCGGTCACCGGCGGCATGCTGGTGGCCGCCCGCGCCGCCCAGGGCGTCGGCGCCGCGCTGGTGTCCCCCGCCGCGCTGTCCCTGGTCATGACGGTCTTCCCGGCCGGGCCCGACCGCAACAAGGCGATGGGCGTGTTCGGCGCGGTCGCCGGCGCGGGCGGCGCCGCCGGGTCGATCCTCGGCGGGATGCTGACCCAGTGGCTGGGCTGGGAGGCCACGCTGTACGTGAACGTCCCGCTCGGGCTGGCGGCGATCGCGCTGGCGCCGCGGCTGCTGCCCGAGGCGTCCGACCGCACGGTGCGCGGGTTCGACCTGCCCGGCGCGCTGACCGCCACCGGCGGGCTGGCGCTGCTGGTCTACACGCTGGTCGAGGGCGACGACGCCGGCTGGACCTCGCCGCGCACCCTCGGCCTGGGCGCGGTCGCGGTGGCCCTGCTCGCGGTGTTCCTGCTCATCGAGGCGCGCACGGCCCACCCGCTGCTGCCCCTGAAGATCTTCCGGCAGCCGGTGCTGCGCGGCTCCAACCTCGCCGCGGTGCTCACGCTGATGGCGATGGCCCCGCTGTTCTTCTACCTGACCTTCTACATGCAGCAGGTCGTCGGCTTCGGCCCGGTCCGCGCCGGGCTGGCGCAACTGCCGCTGGCGCTGGCGATCGCCGCCACCGCCGGCGCGGCGGGCGCGCTCATCGCCCGGCTCGGGCTGGGCACCGCGATGGCGGCCGGGCTCGTGATCACCGGCGCCGGCCTCGCCTGGTTCTCCCGCATGTCGCCGGACGGCGGCTTCGTCACCGACGTGCTCGGCCCGACGCTCGTCATCGGCGTCGGCGCGGGGCTGGCGTTCGTCACCACCACGGTCGGCGCGACGTCCGGCACCCGTCCCGAGCAGGCCGGGCTGGCGTCCGGGCTGTTCAACACCGCGCAGCAGGTCGGCGGGTCGCTCGGCCTGGCCGCCGTGGTCGCGATCTCCACGTCCCGCACCGCCGACGCCGTGGCCGGCGGCGAGCGCGACCCGGCCGCGGCCCTCACCGAGGGGTACGGCGCCGGCATGCTCACCGCCGCCGGCATCGCCCTCGCCGCGGGGCTGCTCGCCGCCGTCCTCGTCCCGCGCCGCCCGGCGCCGGCACCCGACCTCGAAGCCGCCGCCCCGACTCCACAGCCCGCCGAGCCCGCCGCTTCCTG
- a CDS encoding carboxymuconolactone decarboxylase family protein, which produces MTAKEFDATATTSRFSDPQQLVPELADAGAALFKIAGNGAVPRGTIALVHLRAGQLVGNTYLTMLHTGNLRRADVPEEKITAVASWKDAPYFTAAERVALELVEAVLTPNPGGERVPDALYARAAEHYDPTALATLAMVIGQVNFFIPLALIGRPLPGVSPAEQWRPAAAE; this is translated from the coding sequence ATGACCGCGAAAGAATTCGACGCCACGGCCACCACTTCCCGCTTTTCCGACCCGCAGCAGCTGGTCCCCGAACTCGCCGACGCCGGCGCCGCGCTGTTCAAGATCGCCGGAAACGGGGCGGTGCCGCGCGGCACCATCGCCCTCGTCCACCTGCGGGCCGGCCAGCTCGTCGGGAACACCTACCTGACGATGCTGCACACCGGCAACCTGCGCCGCGCGGACGTGCCGGAGGAGAAGATCACCGCGGTGGCGTCCTGGAAGGACGCGCCCTACTTCACCGCCGCCGAGCGGGTGGCGTTGGAGCTGGTCGAGGCCGTTCTCACCCCCAACCCGGGCGGCGAGCGGGTCCCGGACGCGCTGTACGCGCGGGCGGCCGAGCACTACGACCCCACGGCCCTCGCCACGCTCGCCATGGTGATCGGCCAGGTCAACTTCTTCATCCCGCTCGCGCTGATCGGCAGGCCGCTGCCCGGCGTCTCGCCGGCCGAGCAGTGGCGCCCGGCCGCGGCCGAGTGA
- the sigJ gene encoding RNA polymerase sigma factor SigJ, translated as MNAPDFLADRFEEHRPHLKAVAYRMLGSLAEADDAIQETWLRLTRSDDAEIGNLGGWLTTVVGRVCLDMLRTRKRRGEEPLEARLPDPVVSRTDGTDPEQQAMLADSVGLALLVVLESLTPAERLAFVLHDMFGLPFEEIAPIVDRTPATAKKLASRARQRVRGATPPPDPDPVGQRRVVDAFLTAARGGDFDALLALLDPDVVLRADGGMLTGGLRVIRGAAAVAGQAPTFRRMATAATTHAALVNGLAGLVNTIDGKPFSVMSFTVADGRIAAIDILSDPDRLARLDLAAADG; from the coding sequence GTGAATGCCCCTGACTTCCTCGCCGACCGGTTCGAGGAGCACCGCCCCCATCTGAAGGCGGTCGCGTACCGCATGCTCGGTTCGCTGGCGGAGGCGGACGACGCGATCCAGGAGACGTGGCTGCGGCTGACCCGCTCCGACGACGCCGAGATCGGCAACCTCGGCGGCTGGCTGACCACCGTGGTCGGACGGGTGTGCCTGGACATGCTCCGCACCCGCAAGCGGCGCGGCGAGGAGCCGCTGGAGGCGCGGCTGCCCGACCCGGTGGTCAGCCGGACGGACGGCACCGACCCCGAGCAGCAGGCGATGCTGGCCGACTCGGTCGGGCTGGCGCTGCTGGTGGTGCTGGAGTCGCTCACCCCGGCGGAGCGGCTCGCGTTCGTCCTGCACGACATGTTCGGGCTGCCGTTCGAGGAGATCGCGCCGATCGTCGACCGCACACCGGCGACGGCCAAGAAGCTGGCCAGCCGGGCGCGGCAGCGGGTCCGGGGCGCGACCCCGCCGCCCGACCCGGACCCGGTCGGCCAGCGCCGCGTGGTGGACGCCTTCCTGACCGCCGCGCGCGGCGGCGACTTCGACGCGCTGCTGGCCCTGCTCGACCCGGACGTGGTGCTGCGCGCGGACGGCGGCATGCTCACCGGCGGGCTGCGCGTCATCCGCGGCGCCGCCGCCGTGGCCGGGCAGGCGCCCACGTTCCGGCGGATGGCCACCGCCGCGACCACGCACGCCGCGCTGGTCAACGGGCTCGCCGGGCTGGTCAACACCATCGACGGCAAGCCGTTCTCGGTGATGAGCTTCACCGTCGCGGACGGCAGGATCGCCGCGATCGACATCCTGTCCGACCCCGACCGCCTGGCGCGCCTCGACCTCGCCGCCGCCGACGGCTGA